One Bacteroidia bacterium genomic window carries:
- a CDS encoding S41 family peptidase — MATMKKYLFLFLLIPFLLSCEEEVPVISEEAERFLTEVLDIMEQNSLKRKEIDWPALRTEVTELVGAAQNTSDTYEGIRRALTRIDDKHSFFRTPFGSFISGENGLICQAPIVREPPLPDDIGYVRIRSFSGASNDSRAISFAEAIQNSIRDQDSSNIKGWIVDLRGNGGGNMWPMLAGVGPILGQGVAGHFIDPNNNVTAWGYDNGKAFINLFTNTQINNPYQLINPDPKVAVLQDKQLASSGEAIAIAFIGRENTRSFGTETCGLSTSNNSYSLSDNSTLFLTTSFMADRDRNTFGDSVPPDQEASPQNIIEDAISWIEN; from the coding sequence ATGGCTACGATGAAAAAATACCTCTTTCTCTTTCTCCTCATCCCCTTTTTACTTTCCTGTGAAGAAGAAGTGCCCGTTATTTCAGAAGAAGCAGAGCGCTTTCTAACAGAGGTACTTGATATCATGGAGCAAAATTCCCTCAAGCGGAAGGAGATTGATTGGCCGGCTTTACGAACAGAAGTGACAGAACTAGTGGGGGCAGCCCAGAATACTTCCGATACCTATGAAGGGATTCGCCGGGCACTGACGCGGATTGATGATAAACATAGTTTTTTTCGAACTCCTTTTGGAAGCTTTATTAGTGGAGAAAATGGACTGATTTGTCAGGCACCGATTGTGAGAGAACCTCCTTTGCCTGATGATATTGGCTACGTGCGCATTCGCTCTTTCAGTGGAGCTTCAAATGATTCTCGAGCGATTTCCTTTGCTGAGGCCATTCAAAATAGTATCAGAGATCAGGATTCTTCTAATATCAAAGGCTGGATTGTGGATCTGAGAGGAAATGGCGGGGGAAATATGTGGCCGATGCTAGCAGGCGTAGGGCCGATTCTCGGCCAAGGGGTAGCCGGACATTTCATCGATCCCAACAACAATGTCACAGCCTGGGGATATGACAATGGCAAAGCTTTCATCAATCTCTTCACCAATACCCAGATAAACAATCCCTATCAATTGATCAATCCTGATCCCAAAGTTGCGGTATTGCAGGACAAGCAGCTGGCTAGTTCGGGCGAAGCCATAGCGATTGCCTTTATCGGCAGAGAGAATACACGAAGTTTTGGAACCGAAACATGCGGATTGTCCACCTCCAACAATAGTTACAGCCTGAGCGATAATTCGACCCTTTTCCTCACTACTTCATTCATGGCAGACAGGGATCGAAATACCTTTGGTGATTCTGTTCCTCCAGATCAGGAAGCAAGTCCCCAAAATATTATTGAGGATGCGATAAGCTGGATAGAGAATTAA
- a CDS encoding TlpA disulfide reductase family protein, with protein sequence MKTLSTFLMLILWASTIFSQNDSLRIDATLTGFEEGTYLYLWTSIGGVGSVRDSAKIKNGTFRISYLLEESPSSVFLTGKGFNPNLRFYGENKNMSISGDKENFSEAVVKGSKVNDVYLRLRKLKDNQEEQLKVIEENLDVAPALTSLYFLKDKISAEKMEELYQKIPEEKKGLDFAKRIASHIQASKMKVPEIGDDLIDFEVFDEAGKTYTFSDLNDRFLLIEFGSSFCGPCYAAAPELSKLQEEEQESLKIISFSLDSRESLWKQSLERLHAKEGHAKLLHLWDGEGENGIIPASYGVSGIPQFYLINPEGRVVAKWMGYEEGIVRKKWEETLKP encoded by the coding sequence ATGAAAACACTCAGCACTTTTCTCATGCTCATTCTATGGGCATCAACTATTTTTTCCCAAAACGACAGCCTCAGAATTGACGCAACTTTAACGGGATTTGAAGAAGGGACATATCTCTATCTTTGGACCTCAATCGGAGGAGTTGGAAGCGTCCGGGACTCTGCAAAAATCAAAAATGGAACTTTTAGAATTTCTTATTTACTGGAGGAAAGTCCGTCTTCAGTTTTTCTGACAGGAAAAGGGTTCAATCCCAACCTCCGTTTCTATGGGGAAAATAAAAACATGAGTATTTCCGGAGATAAAGAGAATTTTTCTGAAGCTGTGGTTAAAGGGAGTAAGGTAAATGATGTCTATCTCCGACTAAGAAAGCTAAAGGATAATCAGGAAGAGCAACTAAAAGTCATAGAAGAGAACCTGGATGTCGCACCTGCGCTCACATCTCTCTATTTTTTGAAGGATAAAATTTCAGCTGAAAAAATGGAGGAATTGTACCAAAAAATTCCCGAAGAAAAGAAAGGGCTTGATTTTGCCAAACGGATTGCCAGTCATATTCAGGCAAGCAAAATGAAGGTTCCGGAAATAGGGGATGATTTGATCGATTTTGAAGTATTTGATGAAGCCGGAAAGACCTATACCTTTTCTGATCTCAATGACCGATTTCTTCTCATAGAATTTGGCTCATCTTTTTGCGGGCCTTGTTATGCTGCAGCTCCTGAGCTATCGAAATTGCAGGAAGAAGAGCAGGAAAGCCTGAAGATTATTTCCTTTTCACTGGATAGCCGCGAATCTCTTTGGAAACAAAGCCTGGAGCGATTGCATGCAAAGGAAGGACATGCCAAACTGCTGCACTTGTGGGATGGGGAAGGAGAAAATGGAATTATCCCGGCCTCCTATGGTGTCAGTGGAATTCCGCAATTCTACCTCATCAATCCGGAAGGCAGAGTTGTAGCAAAATGGATGGGGTATGAAGAGGGAATTGTCCGAAAAAAATGGGAAGAGACCCTTAAGCCCTGA
- a CDS encoding RNA polymerase sigma factor yields the protein MQEKQLLKACLEGNDIALRKLYENHKVRLFMICLRYSRDRAEAEDILQEGFIKIFKDLKQYAGKGSLAGWMRKVMVHTALNQLRKRKGKYTFIEEEDQGAFPPSEDLTFSRLSAKEITAMIQQLPDGYRTVFNLYAIEGYSHKEVAEMLGISESTSKTQLFKAKRILKKKLESFILN from the coding sequence ATGCAAGAAAAACAACTGCTGAAAGCCTGTTTAGAAGGAAATGACATTGCTCTCAGAAAGCTTTATGAAAACCATAAGGTCAGACTTTTTATGATCTGTCTTCGCTACAGCAGGGACCGTGCAGAAGCAGAAGACATCTTGCAAGAAGGATTCATAAAGATTTTTAAAGACCTCAAACAATACGCCGGGAAAGGCAGTCTGGCTGGATGGATGCGAAAAGTAATGGTCCATACAGCCCTCAATCAACTAAGAAAAAGGAAAGGGAAATACACCTTCATCGAAGAAGAAGATCAGGGAGCATTCCCTCCCTCAGAAGATTTAACTTTTTCCAGATTATCCGCCAAAGAAATAACGGCTATGATCCAGCAGCTCCCCGATGGATATCGAACAGTTTTTAATCTCTATGCCATCGAGGGATATTCTCACAAGGAAGTCGCAGAGATGCTGGGGATCAGCGAAAGCACCTCGAAGACCCAACTATTTAAAGCGAAACGGATATTAAAAAAGAAGTTGGAATCTTTCATTTTGAATTGA
- a CDS encoding alpha/beta hydrolase-fold protein, which translates to MKNNKLFALLVFLSCFLQTLFAQDQGKLIQRSIHSHHLEQSLSNESADRNISIYLPPSYETDNSKRYPVIFLLHGIGGTNKDWFLPGLGGEKFTDIKEVMDYGIKEGVFGEMIIVMPDQNTHWFGSFYTNSPVTGNWEDFTTEELVAYVDENFRTLAKKESRGIAGHSMGGYGALSLAIRHPDIYSLVYGLSPAIIEFTADLASDQEFYRKVLRAKSFDELRQTNDFLAMGAVTVAQAFSPNIERPPFYVDMPFKEIDGKLSPNYPAYNKWLEKSPIRMIESYRENFDLLKGIGFDVGDQDEFSFILLNSQTFSKSLHEAGIDHFFEVYSGDHRNQLMGEKGRFYKKLLPFFSKRLEFQ; encoded by the coding sequence ATGAAAAATAATAAACTATTCGCATTGCTGGTCTTCCTTAGTTGTTTTCTGCAAACCTTATTCGCGCAGGATCAGGGGAAGCTAATTCAAAGGAGTATTCATAGCCATCATTTGGAACAAAGCCTTAGCAATGAATCTGCTGACAGAAATATCAGCATTTATCTCCCTCCTTCTTATGAAACAGACAATAGCAAGCGCTATCCTGTCATCTTTTTACTACATGGAATCGGAGGGACGAATAAAGACTGGTTTCTCCCAGGCCTGGGAGGAGAAAAATTCACAGATATCAAAGAAGTAATGGATTATGGCATTAAAGAAGGAGTGTTTGGGGAAATGATTATTGTTATGCCAGATCAAAACACGCATTGGTTTGGAAGTTTTTATACCAATTCTCCAGTTACAGGCAATTGGGAAGATTTTACAACCGAAGAACTGGTGGCTTATGTAGATGAGAACTTCCGGACCCTGGCAAAAAAAGAGAGCAGGGGCATTGCCGGCCACTCTATGGGAGGATACGGAGCCCTTTCATTGGCCATTAGACATCCGGATATATACAGCCTTGTCTATGGATTGAGTCCTGCGATTATAGAATTTACGGCTGATTTAGCTTCAGACCAGGAGTTTTATCGGAAAGTACTCCGAGCCAAATCTTTTGATGAATTGAGACAAACTAATGATTTCCTGGCTATGGGAGCTGTGACGGTAGCGCAGGCATTCTCCCCTAATATAGAACGCCCTCCATTCTATGTTGATATGCCATTTAAAGAAATAGATGGTAAACTTTCCCCTAATTACCCAGCCTATAATAAGTGGTTGGAAAAATCACCGATCCGGATGATTGAAAGTTATCGGGAAAACTTTGACCTACTCAAGGGGATCGGATTTGATGTGGGGGATCAGGATGAATTTTCATTTATCCTACTCAATAGTCAGACCTTTTCAAAAAGTCTCCATGAAGCAGGAATCGATCATTTTTTTGAGGTTTATTCCGGAGACCATAGAAATCAACTGATGGGAGAAAAGGGAAGATTTTATAAAAAGCTGCTTCCCTTCTTTTCAAAACGGCTCGAATTTCAATAA
- a CDS encoding YceI family protein, producing MKNKTCPQNFPTVFFCLLFLCMGAKISAQKINMANRYQINKDGSFIQFKTTMAGFPVIRGALKAYQATIFYDPNDVMKSSATIRLGSAGFSTAHDKRDVELQGAHFLNTAEFPGIWFQGTEVTPTEKGFELKGTLNIKDISKTVSLQIETPSLMRGAMNGMDLMIVKGDFAINRKDFQLGTSGDWASNPMLGDQIDIEFTFLCSSYTLGFLKNNFIRKLDDRDHAVGLVYEEVKNNGLDSGMKLLKELMKDKRYKADNWLNNLADIGWILMVDGLGKESLPFYEMALKKNPAHMSSLLRLGDAYTIAGEYDHALAHFKKERALAERARFTHIPHMIRLLSNSFDLKNMK from the coding sequence ATGAAAAACAAGACCTGCCCTCAGAACTTCCCGACGGTTTTTTTCTGCCTCTTATTCCTTTGTATGGGCGCAAAGATTTCGGCACAAAAGATCAATATGGCCAATCGCTATCAGATCAATAAGGATGGTTCCTTCATCCAGTTTAAAACTACTATGGCCGGTTTCCCGGTAATCCGTGGAGCATTGAAAGCTTATCAGGCGACCATATTTTATGACCCCAATGATGTCATGAAAAGTTCAGCTACTATCCGTTTAGGTTCGGCGGGATTTAGTACAGCTCATGATAAAAGAGATGTAGAACTCCAGGGAGCACATTTCCTTAATACTGCCGAATTCCCAGGCATTTGGTTTCAGGGTACAGAAGTGACTCCAACTGAAAAAGGCTTTGAATTGAAAGGGACCCTAAATATCAAAGACATCAGCAAAACAGTAAGTCTCCAAATAGAGACACCCAGCCTCATGAGAGGAGCCATGAATGGAATGGATTTAATGATCGTTAAAGGGGATTTTGCAATCAATCGGAAGGATTTTCAATTAGGAACAAGTGGAGACTGGGCTTCAAATCCTATGTTAGGAGATCAAATTGATATAGAATTTACTTTTCTGTGCAGCAGTTATACCCTTGGATTCTTGAAAAACAATTTCATTCGAAAACTGGATGACAGGGATCATGCAGTAGGACTTGTTTATGAAGAAGTAAAAAATAATGGGCTGGATAGCGGGATGAAGTTGTTGAAAGAATTGATGAAGGATAAACGATACAAAGCAGATAATTGGTTGAATAATCTTGCAGACATAGGCTGGATATTGATGGTAGATGGATTGGGGAAAGAATCATTGCCTTTTTATGAAATGGCGCTAAAAAAGAACCCTGCTCATATGTCTTCTCTCCTGAGATTGGGGGATGCCTATACAATAGCTGGAGAATATGATCATGCTTTGGCACACTTTAAGAAGGAACGTGCATTAGCAGAAAGGGCGCGTTTCACCCACATTCCGCATATGATCCGATTGCTCAGCAATTCTTTCGACCTAAAAAACATGAAATGA
- a CDS encoding serine hydrolase, with the protein MKHSIYLILLSFILSQACGQSPSLSNKEYSPQMKKVYERAMAAENLRSLIISQNGKILFEEYFDDYAKDSLDHLRSGTKSIMASLIGIAIDQGYIESLELSIEAYFGERARNKESIKIRHLLAMTTGIEWSEGAAGYNAWVSSGRHIDYLLQKPMHAKAGEEWNYNSAASHLLSAILTKATGMSTLEFAEKHLFRPMGIKHVRWESLSEGYYNGGAGLEMKPRDMLKIGYLYAHGGKYKGKQILSEAFIDHATRSHLPEEKAEYGGDTYGLSWWMGEMKGKKIIFAAGYGGQAIMILPEMEIVIVLTHNWRVDQAEAIHQQNQAFKQILPLILTAVLEE; encoded by the coding sequence ATGAAACATAGTATATACCTGATTCTCTTATCCTTTATACTTAGTCAGGCTTGTGGTCAAAGTCCTTCTCTTTCAAATAAGGAGTACTCCCCTCAAATGAAGAAAGTCTATGAGAGGGCAATGGCCGCAGAGAATCTGAGAAGTCTGATAATTAGTCAAAACGGAAAAATCTTATTTGAAGAGTATTTCGATGATTATGCGAAAGACAGTCTCGATCATCTTCGCTCTGGAACGAAGAGCATTATGGCTAGCTTGATTGGAATTGCAATTGATCAAGGATATATCGAGAGCCTGGAGCTTTCTATTGAAGCCTATTTTGGGGAAAGGGCCCGAAATAAAGAATCCATTAAGATTCGACATCTATTGGCTATGACGACTGGGATTGAATGGTCTGAAGGAGCAGCGGGCTACAATGCCTGGGTAAGTTCAGGCAGGCATATCGATTACCTTCTCCAAAAACCCATGCATGCCAAAGCAGGAGAGGAGTGGAATTATAATTCAGCCGCTTCTCATTTACTTTCTGCAATCCTGACAAAAGCAACAGGGATGAGTACCCTGGAATTTGCGGAAAAGCACCTTTTTAGGCCCATGGGAATAAAGCATGTTAGATGGGAAAGCCTGAGTGAAGGCTATTATAATGGGGGAGCTGGATTGGAAATGAAGCCCAGGGATATGCTTAAAATCGGCTATCTATATGCTCATGGAGGAAAGTATAAAGGGAAGCAAATTTTATCAGAAGCTTTTATTGATCATGCGACCCGATCACATTTACCAGAAGAGAAAGCAGAATATGGAGGGGATACTTATGGATTGAGTTGGTGGATGGGAGAAATGAAGGGAAAGAAGATCATATTTGCGGCTGGATACGGGGGACAGGCTATTATGATCCTGCCCGAAATGGAAATCGTCATTGTCCTAACCCACAATTGGCGAGTTGATCAGGCTGAAGCAATCCATCAGCAAAATCAAGCCTTTAAACAAATCCTTCCCCTGATTTTAACTGCGGTATTGGAAGAATAA
- a CDS encoding winged helix-turn-helix domain-containing protein, whose translation MPATSDSYFIGEWLVEPELLLVTKNGFQKKLEPQLMRVLEILVTEKGQVISKDELMERAWEGVIVGENVLTRAISSLRKALEDDPRDPVYIETISKRGYRLRADVKELEIAHQLIQNDSVKKPLLISLLVLFTLAIGAFASRKALKTSSPKAFLPSAIANYSNTEYWPSISPDGKFVAYSWKGKEDDNWDVYVKQIGSGDLARITQDASADLRPKWSPNGSHIYFARYESGKSQLYKRSLLGKEEVRVIEAPDHSFGDFDISPDEKWILYNDRKVQDSPLGIKLISLESGEEKWLTNPEGNYNGDIHPNFSPDGQKIAFIRERNSVSMQLWVLNLKTGSLDQITKVHQSINGFDWSKEGTSLIYGSDRSGLYKLWEVDLTSGISQLLPLLDYQTVMPRIAETGRLIYAKMEDQVNIWSYDMKEKATRIWEASSGLDLNPVFSPTGLQVCFTQKSENRFQIWIAHADGSDPIAISNFSGQYLNSPRWSSDGKFIVFQGFQDGQSDIFQINAKGGPLQNLTNSDNDEHTPFYGSDNSIYFSSEDAGTWSVWKIEAKGTLKQKILENEAYAPQVHAEKSLLFYCKKGAMGLWKYDLINKIEEKIIEDFHPMHYGAFSLGDSGIYYFNPNSKHIEYLDLQTLQSSSVFKPEKRIPRLGISLSINPAEDQLLFTQIDLNDADIMRSESP comes from the coding sequence ATGCCTGCTACAAGCGATTCATATTTTATAGGCGAATGGCTAGTTGAACCAGAGCTCCTGCTAGTAACTAAGAATGGCTTCCAGAAAAAATTGGAACCCCAACTTATGAGGGTATTGGAAATACTCGTTACAGAAAAGGGGCAAGTCATAAGCAAGGATGAGCTAATGGAGAGAGCCTGGGAAGGAGTAATCGTAGGTGAGAATGTCTTGACGCGAGCGATTTCTTCCTTACGAAAAGCACTGGAAGATGATCCGCGCGATCCTGTATATATAGAGACCATTAGCAAAAGGGGATATCGCCTTAGGGCTGATGTCAAAGAGCTAGAAATAGCCCATCAACTCATACAGAATGATTCTGTCAAAAAACCGCTCTTGATCTCCCTCCTGGTTTTGTTCACTTTGGCGATTGGTGCTTTTGCTTCCCGAAAAGCCTTGAAAACTTCCAGTCCCAAAGCCTTTCTTCCTTCCGCCATCGCAAATTATTCCAATACAGAATACTGGCCCTCCATTTCTCCGGATGGAAAATTTGTTGCCTATTCCTGGAAAGGAAAAGAAGATGACAACTGGGATGTGTATGTAAAGCAAATCGGTAGCGGGGATTTAGCAAGAATTACACAGGATGCTTCAGCAGATCTTCGGCCTAAATGGTCACCCAATGGAAGCCACATCTATTTTGCGAGATATGAATCAGGTAAAAGCCAGCTATATAAACGTTCCTTGTTGGGAAAGGAAGAAGTTCGAGTAATAGAGGCTCCAGACCATAGCTTTGGTGATTTTGATATTTCACCAGATGAAAAATGGATTCTATATAATGACAGGAAAGTTCAGGATAGTCCTCTGGGAATAAAATTGATTTCATTGGAATCAGGAGAAGAGAAATGGCTCACAAATCCTGAGGGGAATTATAATGGAGATATTCATCCCAATTTTTCACCTGATGGCCAGAAAATCGCCTTCATCCGAGAGCGAAATTCAGTCAGTATGCAGCTGTGGGTTCTGAATCTGAAGACTGGGAGCTTAGATCAGATAACCAAAGTTCATCAATCTATCAATGGCTTCGACTGGTCAAAAGAAGGAACTTCCTTGATATATGGATCAGATCGTTCCGGTCTTTACAAACTTTGGGAAGTCGATTTAACAAGTGGAATTTCTCAGCTTCTTCCCTTATTGGACTACCAAACGGTTATGCCCCGGATTGCCGAAACAGGAAGGCTTATTTATGCAAAAATGGAAGACCAGGTAAATATTTGGTCTTATGATATGAAAGAAAAAGCCACCAGGATTTGGGAGGCAAGTAGTGGCCTTGATCTCAATCCTGTTTTTTCCCCTACTGGATTACAGGTTTGCTTTACCCAAAAATCAGAAAATCGATTTCAGATCTGGATAGCCCATGCGGATGGTTCTGATCCTATTGCCATAAGCAACTTCTCTGGACAGTATCTTAATAGCCCGCGTTGGTCCTCCGATGGAAAATTCATTGTCTTTCAGGGCTTCCAAGATGGGCAATCCGACATTTTTCAAATAAATGCCAAAGGAGGTCCTCTTCAGAATCTTACAAATTCAGATAATGATGAGCATACACCCTTCTATGGCAGCGATAATAGCATCTATTTCAGCTCTGAGGACGCTGGAACATGGAGTGTGTGGAAAATAGAGGCAAAGGGCACTTTAAAACAAAAAATTTTGGAAAATGAAGCCTATGCTCCTCAAGTCCATGCAGAGAAATCCCTGCTTTTTTATTGTAAAAAGGGAGCTATGGGTTTATGGAAATATGACCTGATAAATAAAATTGAAGAAAAAATCATAGAAGATTTTCATCCTATGCACTATGGGGCTTTTTCTCTGGGAGATTCCGGAATTTACTACTTCAATCCCAACAGTAAGCATATAGAATATCTGGACCTCCAGACTCTTCAATCCAGCTCGGTATTCAAACCAGAAAAAAGGATTCCGAGATTGGGCATTAGCCTGTCCATAAATCCTGCGGAAGATCAGCTTCTTTTTACGCAGATTGATCTGAATGATGCGGACATTATGCGCTCGGAATCCCCCTAA
- a CDS encoding LytTR family DNA-binding domain-containing protein, with the protein MLNCLVVDDEPIARNLLDKYISKAPGIHLAGAIDNGLEVIPFLAKENIDLMFLDINMPQFTGIELLKALRNPPHVIITTAYAEYGAESYDYEVIDYLLKPFSFERFLLAIQKVFDLTQRHTIKYPEVIHLKANNIIYKVPIPSIRFIAAFGNYIKVHTTDRMLVVRKPLAQMEKELNRHIVRVHKSYLVMPEYIERLYAKKIVLKDKTELPLGATFKKMLEDRLK; encoded by the coding sequence ATGCTGAATTGCTTAGTCGTTGATGACGAACCCATCGCAAGAAATTTGCTCGATAAGTACATCAGCAAAGCGCCTGGGATTCACCTGGCTGGAGCCATTGATAATGGCCTTGAAGTGATTCCATTCCTGGCGAAAGAGAATATTGATCTTATGTTTTTAGACATAAATATGCCTCAGTTCACGGGAATTGAATTGTTAAAAGCATTACGCAATCCCCCTCATGTCATTATCACAACAGCATATGCCGAATATGGAGCAGAAAGCTATGACTATGAAGTCATCGATTATTTACTAAAACCTTTTTCTTTTGAAAGATTTCTCCTGGCGATTCAGAAGGTTTTTGACCTAACACAAAGACATACCATCAAATATCCTGAAGTCATCCATTTGAAAGCGAACAATATCATTTATAAAGTTCCTATACCATCCATTCGTTTTATTGCAGCCTTTGGGAATTATATTAAAGTCCATACTACTGATAGAATGTTGGTGGTTAGGAAACCTCTTGCACAAATGGAAAAAGAGCTAAATAGACACATTGTACGTGTGCATAAATCCTATTTAGTAATGCCTGAGTATATTGAACGCCTTTACGCAAAAAAAATAGTATTGAAGGATAAAACAGAACTTCCGCTAGGAGCCACTTTTAAAAAAATGTTGGAGGATCGACTAAAATAA
- a CDS encoding histidine kinase: MLLQKPLTKNNILLHLLAWLFFALTFFLSISGVAQAEDSLKITLAIFLPSIPGVYLHLYVFSWMLKTKKYLLYLLILMGGIFFFGKLIDLTAEMLFPEDEQLFLASKLVLVVFILVSAGLNYFFNRLAQGSRMMELQMKQHKAELDSLRLQLNPHFLFNSLNNIYGLMNEDVDSAGESLLALSALLRYMSYTSQKNQISLDEEIKFVDDYVAMERLRLGEKCTIRFRKNGDFADCFIPPFILIPFVENAFKHGSYATIEESYIDIESSLVESTLSFTVQNSIKSEQSSNGGGVGISNARRRLDLLLPGKHKLDVQKKSDSFMVKLIMELSC; encoded by the coding sequence ATGCTACTACAAAAACCTTTGACAAAAAATAACATACTTCTGCATCTGCTAGCCTGGCTGTTCTTTGCCTTGACCTTCTTCCTTTCCATAAGTGGAGTAGCGCAAGCTGAAGATAGTTTGAAGATTACCCTGGCTATTTTCCTCCCCTCAATCCCGGGGGTGTACCTTCATCTCTATGTATTCTCCTGGATGCTAAAGACTAAGAAATACCTCCTTTACCTCCTTATCTTGATGGGAGGTATCTTCTTTTTCGGCAAACTTATAGACCTTACTGCGGAAATGCTTTTCCCGGAAGATGAGCAGTTATTCCTTGCCAGCAAACTTGTCCTAGTTGTATTTATTCTGGTTTCAGCTGGATTAAACTATTTTTTTAACCGATTAGCACAGGGTAGCAGGATGATGGAACTTCAAATGAAGCAACATAAGGCAGAACTTGACTCTCTGAGATTGCAATTAAATCCACACTTCCTTTTCAACTCCCTTAATAACATTTATGGCTTGATGAATGAGGATGTGGACAGTGCGGGAGAATCTTTGCTAGCCCTTTCCGCATTACTCCGTTATATGAGTTATACTTCACAGAAAAATCAAATCAGCCTCGATGAGGAAATAAAATTTGTGGATGATTATGTCGCCATGGAACGCCTACGCCTGGGTGAAAAGTGTACTATTCGATTTAGGAAAAATGGAGATTTTGCAGATTGTTTCATCCCCCCATTTATTCTGATTCCCTTTGTTGAAAATGCGTTTAAGCATGGGTCATATGCGACCATTGAGGAAAGCTATATTGATATTGAAAGTTCCTTAGTAGAGAGTACTCTTTCCTTTACTGTTCAGAATAGCATCAAATCTGAGCAAAGTTCAAATGGAGGAGGTGTTGGCATTTCAAATGCCCGAAGAAGGCTGGATTTGCTGCTTCCCGGGAAACACAAACTGGATGTACAGAAAAAATCTGATTCATTTATGGTTAAACTTATAATGGAGTTATCATGCTGA